In one Roseburia intestinalis L1-82 genomic region, the following are encoded:
- a CDS encoding type III pantothenate kinase produces MVITIDVGNTNITVGVFRGDEVMATFRITTKMPRTSDEYGMLLSNLLEQNKIRHDDIEDAIIASVVPNVMHSLEGAIIKYFGINPIIVEPGTKTGIRVVTENPRQIGADRIVDAAAAYELYGGPVLVLDFGTATTYDLVDKNGAFVSGVTAPGIRISAKALWEDAAKLPEIEIRKPESILAKETISSMQAGLVYGQIGQTEYIVKHMIEEADMGPVKVVATGGLGRIIANETDVIDVYDPNLTLKGMNLIYKKQNRKSGKIKK; encoded by the coding sequence ATGGTAATCACGATTGACGTAGGAAATACAAATATCACTGTAGGAGTATTCCGTGGGGATGAGGTAATGGCAACTTTTCGTATCACGACGAAGATGCCGCGTACTTCGGACGAGTATGGAATGCTTTTGTCAAATCTGTTAGAGCAGAATAAGATCAGACATGATGACATCGAGGATGCAATCATAGCTTCTGTTGTTCCAAATGTTATGCATTCCTTAGAGGGTGCGATCATCAAATATTTTGGTATCAATCCAATCATTGTGGAGCCGGGTACCAAAACAGGAATCCGCGTGGTAACCGAGAACCCGCGGCAGATCGGTGCAGACCGTATCGTGGATGCGGCAGCAGCATATGAGCTGTATGGCGGACCGGTACTGGTACTTGATTTTGGCACTGCCACTACTTATGATCTGGTCGATAAAAACGGAGCATTTGTTTCCGGGGTAACTGCACCGGGAATCCGCATTTCTGCAAAGGCACTGTGGGAAGATGCGGCGAAACTGCCGGAGATCGAAATTCGCAAACCGGAGAGTATTCTGGCAAAAGAGACGATCTCAAGCATGCAGGCTGGTCTTGTATATGGACAGATCGGACAGACGGAATATATCGTGAAACATATGATCGAAGAGGCTGACATGGGACCGGTCAAGGTTGTTGCAACCGGTGGATTGGGACGTATCATTGCAAATGAGACAGATGTGATCGATGTGTATGATCCGAACCTGACATTGAAGGGAATGAACCTTATTTATAAGAAGCAGAACCGTAAATCAGGTAAGATTAAGAAATAA
- a CDS encoding DUF6145 family protein, whose protein sequence is MSEREEVVLCGASAYNKKFYLNQDFKGLPDSIKDELKIMCVLFTEDIGGIFQVVFDEEGNLEFRTSSDENDLLYDEIGCGLKIRELQRTKEELLRALEMYYKVLYIGVDESEM, encoded by the coding sequence ATGTCTGAGAGAGAAGAAGTGGTGCTCTGCGGAGCGAGCGCTTACAATAAAAAATTTTATCTGAATCAGGATTTTAAGGGACTGCCGGACTCGATCAAAGATGAATTAAAGATTATGTGTGTCCTTTTCACGGAGGATATCGGTGGTATTTTTCAGGTCGTCTTTGATGAGGAAGGCAATTTAGAGTTCCGTACTTCCAGTGATGAGAATGATCTTTTGTATGATGAGATCGGATGCGGACTAAAAATACGTGAGCTGCAGCGCACAAAAGAAGAACTGCTTCGCGCTTTAGAGATGTATTATAAAGTGTTATATATTGGTGTGGACGAATCAGAAATGTAA
- a CDS encoding biotin--[acetyl-CoA-carboxylase] ligase, translated as MRTQLLAALKEADDYISGQELCEHFGVSRTAIWKAVKQLKEAGYVIEAVQNKGYKIVSTPDCLNTAELESIRKTKWAGREIFYFDTIDSTNTKAKQLAEEGHPTGTLVVAEKQEAGRGRRGRGFESPAGVGIFMTLVLKPDFAPDRASMLTLIAALAVSKAISEKTGQEAEIKWPNDIVMNGKKVCGILTEMSAQLDYINHVVIGIGINVQNESFPKEIEQVATSILMETGQHVNRAELIEAVLEQFERYYEIFLETEDLSGLVKEYNAHLINMQKQVRVLDPKEPYEAKAMGITPHGELIVDTWEGRKLVSSGEVSVRGVYGYV; from the coding sequence ATGAGGACACAGCTACTAGCGGCATTAAAGGAAGCCGATGATTATATTTCCGGTCAGGAACTGTGTGAGCACTTTGGAGTATCGCGCACTGCAATCTGGAAAGCGGTGAAGCAGTTAAAAGAGGCTGGATATGTGATCGAGGCAGTGCAGAATAAAGGATACAAGATCGTGTCGACACCGGACTGCCTGAATACGGCAGAACTGGAAAGCATCCGGAAAACAAAGTGGGCAGGTCGTGAAATTTTTTATTTTGATACAATTGATTCCACAAACACAAAGGCAAAACAGCTTGCGGAGGAAGGACATCCGACTGGAACGCTGGTTGTTGCGGAAAAACAGGAAGCAGGCCGCGGCCGCCGTGGAAGAGGATTTGAATCACCGGCGGGTGTCGGGATATTTATGACTCTGGTGCTCAAACCGGATTTTGCACCGGATCGCGCTTCTATGCTGACGCTCATAGCAGCGCTTGCAGTATCGAAAGCCATCTCGGAGAAAACTGGACAGGAAGCAGAGATCAAATGGCCGAACGATATTGTGATGAACGGCAAAAAAGTTTGTGGAATCTTAACGGAGATGAGCGCACAGTTAGATTATATCAACCATGTTGTCATCGGTATCGGTATTAACGTCCAGAATGAGTCATTTCCAAAAGAAATTGAACAGGTGGCGACCTCGATTCTGATGGAGACCGGACAGCATGTGAACCGTGCAGAGCTGATCGAGGCAGTGTTAGAACAGTTTGAACGTTATTATGAAATATTTTTAGAAACCGAAGATTTAAGCGGTCTGGTCAAAGAATATAATGCACATCTGATCAATATGCAAAAACAGGTCAGGGTATTAGATCCCAAAGAACCTTATGAGGCAAAAGCAATGGGAATCACGCCGCATGGTGAGCTGATCGTGGATACCTGGGAAGGCAGAAAACTGGTATCCTCCGGCGAAGTTTCCGTGAGAGGAGTATACGGATATGTCTGA
- the argF gene encoding ornithine carbamoyltransferase, translating to MNLKGRNFLKLMDFTPEEITYMIDLAADLKAKKKQGIPHDSLTGKNIALIFEKTSTRTRCSFEVAAHDLGMHVTYLDPSGSQIGKKESIPDTARVLGRMFDGIEYRGYGQDIVEELAKYAGVPVWNGLTNEFHPTQMLADMLTIREHLGRLKGVRLVYMGDARYNMGNSLMVTCAKLGMDFVACTSKKYFPDAKLVEYCEGVAKETGASITLTEDVKEGTKDADVIYTDVWVSMGEPDEIWEERLHDLMPYQVNKEAMANAKEGAIFMHCLPAFHDLKTRIGKEVYEKFGYSELEVTDEVFEGRQSVVFDEAENRMHTIKAVMLATLGD from the coding sequence ATGAACTTAAAAGGACGTAATTTTTTAAAACTAATGGATTTTACACCGGAAGAGATTACATACATGATCGACCTTGCGGCAGATCTGAAAGCGAAGAAAAAACAGGGCATCCCGCATGACAGCCTGACCGGAAAAAATATTGCACTTATCTTTGAAAAGACAAGCACCAGAACACGCTGCTCTTTTGAGGTGGCAGCACATGATCTCGGCATGCATGTTACTTACCTTGACCCGTCAGGTTCCCAGATCGGCAAAAAAGAGAGCATCCCGGATACCGCCCGTGTGTTAGGACGTATGTTTGATGGTATTGAATACCGTGGATATGGACAGGATATCGTCGAGGAGCTTGCAAAATATGCAGGCGTACCGGTATGGAACGGCCTGACCAACGAGTTTCATCCGACACAGATGCTTGCAGATATGCTGACGATCCGTGAGCACCTTGGCAGATTAAAAGGTGTGAGACTGGTTTACATGGGCGACGCACGTTATAATATGGGTAATTCCCTGATGGTGACCTGTGCAAAACTCGGTATGGATTTTGTTGCATGTACAAGCAAAAAATACTTCCCGGATGCAAAACTGGTAGAGTATTGCGAAGGTGTTGCAAAAGAAACGGGCGCTTCTATTACCCTGACAGAGGATGTTAAAGAAGGAACAAAAGATGCAGATGTTATTTATACGGATGTCTGGGTATCCATGGGTGAGCCGGATGAGATCTGGGAGGAGCGTCTCCACGATCTGATGCCATATCAGGTAAATAAAGAAGCTATGGCAAATGCAAAAGAGGGTGCCATTTTCATGCACTGTCTGCCGGCATTCCACGACTTAAAGACCAGGATCGGCAAGGAAGTTTATGAGAAATTCGGTTACAGTGAGTTGGAAGTAACGGATGAAGTATTTGAGGGCAGACAGTCTGTCGTATTTGACGAGGCGGAAAATCGTATGCATACGATCAAGGCAGTGATGCTTGCAACGCTTGGAGATTAG
- a CDS encoding SPFH domain-containing protein, which produces MPGVIVALIILIIVALLIAVSCVKIVPQATACVVERLGGYLATWSVGIHFKAPFIDRVAKRVVLKEQVVDFPPQPVITKDNVTMQIDTVVYFQITDPKLYAYGVENPIMAIENLTATTLRNIIGDLELDETLTSRETINTKMRSSLDVATDPWGIKVNRVELKNIIPPAAIQDAMEKQMKAERERREAILRAEGEKKSTVLVAEGKKESAILDAEAEKQAAILRAEAKKEATIREAEGQAEAILKIQQANADGLRMIKEAAPDQNVIQLKSLEAFAKAADGKATKIIIPSEIQGIAGLAKSVTEIAADHK; this is translated from the coding sequence ATGCCAGGAGTAATTGTAGCACTGATTATTTTAATTATTGTAGCACTGCTGATCGCAGTATCCTGTGTTAAGATCGTTCCACAGGCGACTGCATGCGTGGTAGAACGTCTGGGAGGTTATCTCGCAACATGGTCTGTAGGTATTCATTTCAAAGCACCGTTTATCGACCGTGTGGCAAAGAGAGTTGTATTAAAAGAGCAGGTGGTGGATTTCCCGCCACAGCCGGTTATCACAAAAGATAACGTAACGATGCAGATTGATACCGTTGTATATTTCCAGATCACAGATCCGAAACTTTATGCATATGGAGTGGAAAATCCGATCATGGCGATCGAGAATCTGACAGCAACCACACTGCGTAACATCATTGGTGATCTTGAACTTGATGAGACACTGACATCGAGAGAGACAATCAACACGAAGATGAGATCTTCTTTAGATGTTGCGACTGATCCATGGGGAATCAAAGTCAACCGTGTTGAGTTAAAGAATATCATCCCGCCTGCAGCGATCCAGGATGCGATGGAGAAACAGATGAAGGCAGAGCGTGAGCGACGTGAAGCGATCCTGCGTGCAGAGGGTGAAAAGAAATCAACAGTCCTCGTTGCAGAAGGTAAGAAAGAATCTGCAATTCTTGACGCAGAGGCAGAGAAACAGGCAGCAATTTTACGTGCAGAGGCAAAGAAAGAGGCAACGATCCGCGAGGCAGAAGGTCAGGCAGAAGCTATTTTAAAGATCCAGCAGGCAAATGCAGACGGACTTCGCATGATCAAAGAAGCTGCACCGGATCAGAATGTGATCCAGTTAAAGAGCTTAGAGGCATTTGCAAAAGCAGCAGACGGAAAAGCAACCAAGATCATTATTCCGTCCGAGATCCAGGGAATCGCAGGTCTTGCAAAATCTGTTACGGAAATTGCAGCAGATCATAAATAA
- a CDS encoding lysylphosphatidylglycerol synthase transmembrane domain-containing protein: MVISKVQKQLLKWGLVLAVIGIIVYTFRDSAGPILEQLTKTSPAVVIGICLMAAVYQIIEGIITTVLAKQYRSSFACKNGITNAFLCSFYRVATLGSGSGVAAIIYLGEQGIEYGGGFGLYMIQYALHKMSIALFSAILFVMNWEFMKSWFGDYAGLLAGGYAVTFVITIGLFLFCCSKKFHRLIFRLLDIVNQKFHGRFEIMEAEIKRQCMMLEDASKHLLKNKKATTGVIFLCLLKCCFWYGIPYLLFKGVQFQGNPALTLSQVLAITSLSVMLAAVIPSPAGIGSTEFVFTTLFAGIVGTGMAGSASLLYRFGTFVFPFLVGTVVVLIRHFRRKKISGNRI; the protein is encoded by the coding sequence ATTGTTATCAGTAAAGTACAGAAGCAGCTTTTAAAATGGGGACTGGTACTGGCGGTCATCGGGATCATTGTATATACATTCCGCGATTCGGCAGGACCGATTTTAGAACAGCTTACGAAAACATCACCGGCCGTTGTCATTGGCATTTGCCTGATGGCAGCGGTATATCAGATCATAGAAGGCATAATCACGACCGTGCTCGCAAAGCAGTATCGGTCGTCTTTTGCATGTAAAAATGGTATTACGAATGCGTTTTTATGCTCTTTTTACCGGGTGGCGACATTGGGGAGCGGTTCTGGTGTTGCGGCGATCATTTATCTGGGGGAGCAGGGAATCGAATACGGCGGTGGATTTGGGCTGTATATGATACAGTATGCACTCCATAAAATGAGCATAGCGTTGTTTTCCGCGATTCTTTTTGTGATGAACTGGGAATTTATGAAAAGCTGGTTTGGAGATTACGCGGGACTTTTAGCAGGCGGATATGCGGTCACATTTGTGATCACCATCGGTCTGTTCCTGTTCTGCTGTTCAAAGAAATTCCACCGGCTGATCTTCCGGCTGCTGGATATCGTAAATCAAAAATTCCACGGAAGATTTGAAATAATGGAAGCGGAGATCAAAAGACAGTGCATGATGCTTGAGGATGCCTCGAAGCATTTACTGAAAAATAAAAAAGCAACCACAGGCGTGATCTTTCTTTGTCTGTTGAAATGCTGTTTCTGGTATGGAATCCCGTATCTTCTTTTTAAAGGCGTCCAGTTTCAGGGAAATCCGGCATTGACTCTGTCGCAGGTGCTTGCGATCACGTCACTGTCCGTTATGCTTGCGGCGGTGATTCCGTCTCCGGCGGGAATTGGCTCTACAGAGTTTGTGTTTACGACACTTTTTGCCGGAATCGTTGGGACAGGCATGGCGGGATCGGCATCGCTTTTGTACCGCTTTGGCACATTTGTATTTCCATTTCTGGTGGGAACCGTTGTCGTGCTTATCAGGCATTTTAGAAGAAAAAAAATATCTGGTAACCGCATATGA
- a CDS encoding radical SAM protein encodes MANLALTVERKAFSVAIDAALKSLNKDREKGLLQIVDLTEKFMGDNFRKEAYDGVRKMIQNPDHKWMRYVNRLLDETDPHVAKMTALNLGFQAAFYGTKTIRKMREVHDCNIPWLILMDPTSACNLHCTGCWAAEYGNKLNLSFDELDSIVTQGKELGIYFYMMTGGEPLVRKADIIKLCEKHNDCAFHCYTNGTLVDQKLCDDMKRVGNLSLSISLEGFEDANDFRRGEGVYDKVLHAMDLLHENGLIFGNSVCYTSKNMDAVTSDEFFDLLIEHGSRFAWYFHLMPVGMKAAPDLMPTKEQREYIYHRIREVRAMEGGKEIFVMDFQNDGEFVGGCIAGGRNYCHINPKGDVEPCVFIHYSGANIREKSLLECLKQPLFMAYRDNQPFNDNMLRPCPMLENPEILQRMVHETGAHSTDVEEAEPVEHLCGKCEAYACEWKETADRLWKEHPYKQKGYTNFKKK; translated from the coding sequence ATGGCAAATTTAGCACTGACAGTAGAGAGAAAAGCATTCAGCGTCGCAATCGATGCTGCACTGAAAAGTCTGAACAAGGATCGTGAGAAAGGATTGTTACAGATCGTAGATCTTACAGAGAAATTTATGGGAGATAACTTCCGTAAAGAAGCTTATGATGGTGTAAGAAAAATGATCCAGAATCCGGATCACAAATGGATGCGCTATGTCAATCGTCTGTTGGATGAGACAGATCCGCATGTTGCAAAAATGACCGCATTAAACCTTGGTTTTCAGGCTGCATTTTATGGAACAAAGACCATCCGTAAAATGAGAGAGGTTCATGACTGTAATATCCCGTGGCTGATCTTAATGGATCCGACAAGTGCATGTAACCTTCACTGTACCGGATGCTGGGCAGCTGAGTACGGTAATAAATTAAATCTTTCCTTTGATGAACTTGACAGCATCGTAACACAGGGAAAAGAACTTGGTATTTATTTTTACATGATGACCGGTGGAGAGCCTCTGGTTCGTAAAGCAGACATCATCAAACTCTGTGAGAAACACAATGACTGTGCATTCCACTGCTATACAAATGGTACACTCGTAGATCAGAAACTCTGCGATGATATGAAACGTGTCGGCAACCTTTCCTTATCCATCAGCCTTGAGGGATTTGAAGATGCGAATGATTTCCGCCGTGGAGAGGGCGTATATGATAAAGTTCTTCATGCAATGGATCTTTTACATGAGAACGGATTGATTTTCGGAAACAGTGTATGCTATACTAGCAAAAACATGGATGCTGTTACATCTGACGAATTTTTTGATCTTCTGATCGAGCATGGAAGCCGTTTTGCATGGTATTTCCATCTGATGCCGGTAGGTATGAAAGCTGCTCCGGATCTGATGCCGACCAAAGAACAGCGTGAATATATCTATCACAGAATCCGTGAGGTTCGTGCGATGGAAGGTGGAAAAGAAATCTTTGTTATGGATTTCCAGAATGATGGTGAGTTTGTAGGCGGATGTATTGCAGGAGGAAGAAACTACTGCCATATCAACCCGAAGGGTGACGTGGAGCCATGTGTATTCATTCATTATTCCGGTGCAAATATCCGTGAAAAATCACTGTTAGAATGTTTGAAACAGCCATTGTTCATGGCATACAGAGATAACCAGCCATTCAACGACAACATGCTGCGCCCATGTCCGATGCTTGAGAATCCTGAGATCTTACAGCGTATGGTACATGAAACAGGTGCGCACTCCACAGATGTTGAGGAGGCAGAGCCGGTAGAACATTTATGTGGAAAATGCGAAGCATATGCATGTGAATGGAAAGAAACGGCAGACAGACTCTGGAAAGAGCATCCATATAAACAAAAAGGATACACCAACTTCAAAAAGAAATAA
- a CDS encoding zinc dependent phospholipase C family protein has product MPGYVTHYIFGREVYHNLKNNSLKKNLYYNRAAYGLGLQGPDIFFYYLPSYVLEGHNIGALAHVRETSAFFQGLIESRNQFSSRTDLNIAEAYLIGFLGHYTLDTICHPYIYAMTHYKDKKENAYFSRHAYLETDIDTALLDLKLHRQPCNFHTEDTIRLTHRQKHVIASMLYYAYRYAFPDVKFRKYTMYLAIFSMQLGLWLMHDDSGKKKAIVRLTERICLGYPLFSPLIPSDTLFFRTDPFNLRHALWKNPWDSSITSNESFFELYDKSKELYLSRIHSLYAALHAGADSARQDAAIQDFLQEYGNLSFHSGLSATIPS; this is encoded by the coding sequence ATGCCTGGATATGTTACCCATTATATATTCGGAAGAGAGGTTTATCATAACCTGAAAAATAATTCTTTAAAAAAGAATCTTTATTATAATCGCGCTGCCTACGGTCTCGGACTTCAGGGACCGGATATTTTCTTTTATTATCTTCCTTCCTATGTGTTAGAAGGTCACAATATCGGTGCTCTTGCCCATGTCCGCGAGACCAGTGCCTTTTTCCAGGGTCTGATTGAAAGCCGTAACCAGTTTTCCTCCCGCACGGATCTTAACATTGCAGAAGCCTACCTGATTGGTTTTCTCGGGCACTATACCTTGGATACAATATGTCATCCGTATATTTATGCCATGACACACTATAAGGATAAAAAGGAAAACGCCTATTTTTCAAGACATGCCTATCTGGAAACAGATATCGATACCGCACTGCTCGATTTAAAACTGCACCGCCAGCCCTGCAATTTCCATACCGAGGACACGATCCGGCTGACACACCGCCAGAAACATGTTATTGCAAGTATGCTCTATTATGCCTACCGCTATGCCTTTCCGGATGTCAAATTCCGCAAATATACCATGTACCTTGCTATTTTTTCCATGCAGCTTGGTCTCTGGCTGATGCACGATGATTCCGGAAAGAAAAAGGCCATTGTCCGGCTGACGGAGCGGATCTGTCTCGGATATCCGCTGTTTTCACCACTGATCCCGAGTGATACCTTGTTTTTCCGCACGGATCCATTTAATTTAAGACATGCACTGTGGAAAAATCCATGGGATTCTTCCATTACTTCCAATGAGAGTTTCTTTGAACTGTATGATAAATCCAAAGAGCTGTACCTGTCCCGGATCCATTCGCTGTATGCTGCACTTCATGCAGGTGCTGATTCAGCAAGGCAGGACGCTGCTATACAAGATTTTTTGCAGGAATATGGAAATCTTTCGTTTCACAGCGGGTTGAGTGCTACGATTCCGAGCTGA
- a CDS encoding D-2-hydroxyacid dehydrogenase — protein MNIVFLDAKTIGEDIDLSGYDKLGTVIKYGFSTTEEARERTKDADVVIVNKVQINETSIGEAEHLKLVCVTATGTNNLDKAYLDAHGIAWRNVAGYSTETVAQHTFALLFYLWEKLRYYDDYVKSEKYVGDITFTHFDNVFHDLNGKTWGIIGLGAIGRRVADIAKMFGCHVIYYSTTGKNNQPGYERVEFDELLAKSDIVSVHAPLTEQTEGLMNAEAFSKMKPSAIFLNLGRGPIVVERDLADALENKTIAGAGLDVLTVEPMSAENPLKRIKDSDRLIITPHIAWASLEARTRLMKIIEGQIRDFFGGSDK, from the coding sequence ATGAACATTGTATTTCTGGATGCAAAAACTATCGGGGAAGACATTGATCTCTCCGGGTACGACAAACTTGGAACAGTTATAAAATATGGATTTTCCACAACGGAAGAGGCAAGAGAGCGCACCAAAGATGCCGATGTGGTGATCGTAAATAAAGTACAGATCAATGAGACATCGATCGGTGAGGCAGAGCACTTAAAACTGGTCTGCGTGACTGCAACCGGAACGAACAATCTGGACAAAGCATATCTGGATGCACATGGCATTGCCTGGAGAAATGTTGCCGGATATTCCACGGAGACGGTGGCACAGCACACATTTGCCCTGTTATTCTATCTCTGGGAAAAATTAAGATACTATGATGACTATGTCAAATCAGAAAAATACGTTGGAGATATCACATTTACCCATTTTGATAATGTATTCCATGATCTGAATGGTAAGACATGGGGAATTATTGGGCTTGGAGCGATCGGACGAAGAGTTGCGGACATTGCCAAAATGTTTGGCTGCCATGTGATCTACTATTCTACAACAGGGAAAAATAACCAGCCGGGTTATGAGCGTGTGGAGTTTGATGAGCTGCTTGCAAAATCAGACATCGTGTCCGTACATGCGCCGCTGACAGAGCAGACAGAAGGGCTGATGAATGCAGAGGCATTTTCTAAAATGAAACCGTCTGCCATCTTTTTAAACCTCGGCAGAGGACCGATCGTTGTGGAAAGAGATCTTGCAGATGCGTTGGAAAATAAAACGATCGCAGGAGCCGGACTTGACGTACTTACCGTAGAACCGATGAGTGCAGAAAATCCATTGAAACGGATCAAGGACAGCGACCGTCTGATCATTACCCCTCATATTGCGTGGGCAAGCCTTGAGGCGCGCACCAGACTGATGAAAATCATTGAGGGACAGATCCGTGACTTCTTTGGCGGAAGTGATAAATAA
- a CDS encoding patatin family protein, with protein sequence MKLGMVFEGGANRTVFSCGVMDKFLEENIMPDYYIGVSAGMAYGLSYLSGQKGRNLELMEKYMADKRYMGMRHLLNRKEHAYYNTKFVFEEVPNELLPLDYDALARFPGEIEAAVTNIHTGKAEYMEVPRGKEMKDLLIATCSLPILFQPVKIGRHYYLDGGLADSVPYEHAMEMGCEKLVVVLTRERGYVKTQEKAAGVMNRLYQRYPKIVEDMKLRAERYNVSMEKLMQLEKEEKVFVIAPESTYGVGRTETDTIKLRRLYDEGYRIATEQTDALRAYLNK encoded by the coding sequence ATGAAACTTGGAATGGTATTTGAAGGCGGGGCAAACCGCACGGTTTTTTCCTGTGGAGTAATGGATAAATTTCTGGAAGAAAATATCATGCCGGATTATTACATCGGTGTTTCCGCTGGAATGGCATATGGATTGTCGTATCTTTCCGGGCAGAAAGGACGTAATCTGGAACTGATGGAAAAATATATGGCGGATAAGCGCTATATGGGTATGCGCCATCTGCTAAACCGCAAAGAACATGCGTATTACAATACGAAGTTTGTGTTTGAAGAAGTACCGAATGAGCTTCTTCCGCTTGATTATGATGCTCTGGCACGTTTTCCAGGAGAGATTGAAGCGGCAGTCACAAATATTCACACAGGAAAAGCAGAATACATGGAAGTCCCGCGTGGGAAAGAGATGAAGGATCTGCTGATCGCAACCTGTTCACTGCCGATTCTTTTTCAGCCGGTAAAGATCGGCAGACATTATTATCTGGACGGCGGACTTGCAGATTCGGTTCCTTATGAACATGCTATGGAAATGGGCTGTGAAAAACTGGTTGTTGTTCTGACAAGGGAACGCGGCTATGTAAAGACACAGGAAAAGGCGGCAGGCGTTATGAACCGTCTTTATCAGCGATATCCGAAGATCGTGGAGGATATGAAACTTCGCGCGGAGCGCTACAATGTTTCCATGGAAAAACTGATGCAGTTAGAGAAAGAGGAAAAAGTATTTGTGATCGCACCGGAGTCGACCTATGGAGTTGGCAGGACGGAGACGGATACCATAAAATTGCGCAGGCTTTATGATGAAGGTTATCGTATTGCCACAGAACAGACAGACGCCCTTCGCGCCTATTTGAATAAATAA
- a CDS encoding NfeD family protein, translating into MEIIVWLALIIFFVVLEIATVGLTSIWLAGGSLAGLICAAFGMGITGQIIVFAAVSFVLLYFTRPWALKYLKPHLVKTNYEEAVGKNVCVTEQIDNVRGTGTAVMNGLEWTARSVDDEKTFEPGMIVMVKEIKGVTLYVTESSDMPQMNGDK; encoded by the coding sequence ATGGAGATAATAGTTTGGTTGGCATTGATCATTTTCTTTGTGGTATTGGAGATCGCTACCGTTGGTCTGACATCGATCTGGCTGGCAGGAGGAAGTCTTGCAGGACTGATCTGTGCGGCATTTGGAATGGGAATCACGGGACAGATCATCGTGTTTGCAGCAGTGTCATTTGTACTGCTTTATTTTACAAGACCCTGGGCTCTGAAATATTTAAAACCGCATCTGGTTAAGACAAATTATGAGGAAGCAGTTGGAAAAAATGTCTGTGTCACAGAGCAGATTGATAATGTCAGGGGAACCGGAACCGCGGTTATGAATGGTCTGGAATGGACAGCCCGCTCGGTGGATGATGAAAAGACCTTCGAGCCGGGGATGATCGTGATGGTAAAGGAAATCAAGGGTGTCACTCTTTATGTGACGGAGAGCAGTGATATGCCTCAGATGAATGGAGATAAATAG